From a single Piliocolobus tephrosceles isolate RC106 chromosome 21, ASM277652v3, whole genome shotgun sequence genomic region:
- the PLEKHF1 gene encoding pleckstrin homology domain-containing family F member 1 codes for MVDHLANTEINSQRIAAVESCFGASGQPLALPGRVLLGEGVLTKECRKKAKPRIFFLFNDILVYGSIVLNKRKYSSQHIIPLEEVTLELLPETLQAKNRWMIKTAKKSFVVSAASATERQEWISHIEECVRRQLRATGRPPSTEHAAPWIPDKATDICMRCTQTRFSALTRRHHCRKCGFVVCAECSRQRFLLPRLSPKPVRVCSLCYRELAAQQRQEEAEEQGAGSPGQPAHLTRPICGASSGDDDDSDEDKEGSRDGDWPSRVEFYGSGVAWSAFHS; via the coding sequence ATGGTGGACCACTTGGCCAATACGGAGATCAACAGCCAACGCATCGCGGCCGTGGAGAGCTGCTTCGGGGCCTCGGGGCAGCCTCTGGCGCTGCCGGGCCGAGTGCTGCTGGGCGAGGGCGTGCTGACCAAGGAGTGCCGCAAGAAGGCCAAGCCGCGCATCTTCTTCCTCTTCAACGACATCCTGGTGTATGGCAGCATCGTGCTCAACAAGCGCAAGTACAGCAGCCAGCACATCATTCCCCTGGAGGAGGTCACGCTGGAGCTGCTGCCGGAGACGCTGCAGGCCAAGAACCGCTGGATGATCAAGACCGCCAAAAAGTCCTTCGTGGTGTCAGCCGCCTCCGCCACGGAGCGCCAGGAGTGGATCAGCCACATCGAGGAGTGTGTGCGGCGGCAACTGCGGGCCACGGGCCGCCCACCCAGCACGGAGCACGCGGCACCCTGGATCCCCGACAAGGCCACGGACATCTGCATGCGCTGCACACAGACGCGCTTCTCCGCCCTCACGAGGCGCCACCACTGCCGCAAGTGCGGCTTCGTGGTCTGCGCTGAGTGCTCGCGCCAGCGCTTCCTGCTCCCGCGCCTGTCGCCCAAGCCTGTGCGTGTCTGCAGCCTCTGCTACCGTGAGCTGGCTGCCCAGCAGCGgcaggaggaggcggaggagcAGGGCGCGGGGTCCCCAGGGCAGCCGGCCCACCTGACCCGGCCCATCTGCGGAGCATCCAGTGGAGATGATGATGACTCCGACGAGGACAAGGAGGGCAGCAGGGACGGCGATTGGCCCAGCCGCGTGGAGTTCTATGGCTCGGGCGTGGCCTGGTCTGCCTTCCATAGCTGA